From one Mycolicibacterium sp. HK-90 genomic stretch:
- a CDS encoding crotonase/enoyl-CoA hydratase family protein has translation MTESEKGPDALIEQRGHTLIVTLNRPEARNALSTEMLSIMVAAWDRVDNDPEIRTCILTGAGGYFCAGMDLKGATKKPPGDSFKDGSYDPSRIDGLLKGRRLKKPLIAAVEGPAIAGGTEILQGTDIRVAGESAKFGISEAKWSLYPMGGSAVRLVRQIPYTIACDMLLTGRHITAAQALEYGLIGHVVPDGTALEKALEIAEVINNNGPLAVQAILKTIRETEGMHEEEAFKPDTANGIPVFLSDDAKEGPRAFAEKRAPNFQMK, from the coding sequence GTGACTGAGTCTGAAAAGGGCCCCGACGCCCTCATTGAGCAGCGCGGACACACCCTGATCGTCACGCTGAACCGGCCGGAGGCGCGCAACGCGCTTTCCACCGAGATGCTCTCGATCATGGTCGCGGCCTGGGACCGCGTCGACAACGATCCGGAGATCCGCACCTGCATCCTGACCGGGGCGGGCGGGTACTTCTGCGCGGGCATGGACCTCAAGGGCGCGACCAAGAAGCCGCCGGGTGATTCCTTCAAGGACGGTAGCTACGACCCGTCACGCATCGACGGTCTGCTCAAGGGCCGCCGGCTCAAGAAACCGCTCATCGCCGCGGTCGAGGGCCCGGCCATCGCCGGTGGCACCGAGATTCTGCAGGGCACCGACATCCGCGTCGCCGGCGAGAGCGCCAAGTTCGGCATCTCCGAGGCCAAGTGGAGCCTGTACCCGATGGGCGGCTCGGCTGTGCGCCTGGTGCGTCAGATTCCCTACACCATCGCGTGCGACATGCTGCTGACCGGACGGCACATCACCGCCGCACAGGCACTCGAGTACGGCCTGATCGGGCACGTGGTGCCGGACGGCACCGCGCTGGAGAAGGCACTGGAGATCGCCGAGGTGATCAACAACAACGGCCCGCTGGCCGTGCAGGCGATCCTCAAGACCATCCGGGAGACCGAGGGTATGCACGAGGAGGAGGCGTTCAAGCCCGACACCGCCAACGGCATCCCGGTGTTCCTGTCCGACGACGCCAAGGAAGGCCCGCGGGCGTTCGCCGAGAAGCGTGCACCCAACTTCCAGATGAAGTAG
- a CDS encoding nitroreductase, protein MYDLDAAIRERRSIRRFLPDRPVPRELVDEALQLAMRAPSNSNVQPWQVVFATGPARDRLVKALLAEAQTSEPQIPALPAHFEHHRFEVGAAVFGALGIARDDAETRRAVVLRNWEFFGAPLVGVVCMHRDLDHVDSMSVGMFLQTLILTLTARGLGTCTQVSIAGYPEVVRDQLGIPADMRILCGLAIGYPDRDFPVNSLRTPRNPLGDNVMFRED, encoded by the coding sequence ATGTACGACCTCGACGCCGCGATCCGGGAACGACGTTCGATTCGCCGATTCCTACCGGACCGGCCGGTGCCTCGGGAGCTCGTCGACGAAGCTCTCCAGCTGGCGATGCGCGCACCCTCGAACTCGAATGTGCAACCGTGGCAGGTGGTGTTCGCCACCGGCCCGGCACGCGATCGGTTGGTGAAGGCGCTCCTGGCCGAAGCCCAGACGTCGGAACCGCAGATTCCGGCCCTGCCCGCGCATTTCGAGCATCATCGATTCGAGGTCGGGGCCGCGGTCTTCGGCGCACTCGGGATTGCCCGCGACGACGCCGAGACCCGGCGTGCCGTGGTGCTGCGGAACTGGGAGTTCTTCGGGGCGCCCCTGGTCGGAGTCGTCTGCATGCATCGCGACCTCGACCACGTCGACAGTATGAGTGTCGGCATGTTCCTGCAGACCCTGATCCTGACGTTGACCGCCCGCGGATTGGGCACTTGCACCCAGGTCTCGATCGCCGGGTATCCCGAGGTGGTCCGCGACCAGCTCGGGATACCCGCCGACATGCGCATTCTCTGCGGACTGGCGATCGGCTACCCGGACCGCGACTTCCCCGTGAATTCGCTACGGACGCCGCGGAATCCGCTCGGCGACAACGTCATGTTCCGTGAGGACTAG
- a CDS encoding cytochrome P450, with protein sequence MTQVLLKPDVDLTNGNFYADGAAREAYRWMRANEPVFRDRNGLAAATTYAAVIDAERDPELFSNTGGIRPDQPGMPYMIDMDDPAHVLRRKLVNSGFTRKRVMDKVPSIVNLCDTLIDAVCERGECDFVRDLAAPLPMAVIGDMLGVLPTEREMLLKWSDDLVCGLSSHLDETAIGMLMDTFAAYTAFTMDVIAKRRAEPTEDLFSILVNAEVDGQRMSDDEIVMETLLILIGGDETTRHTLSGGTEQLLRHPDQWDQLVADREALPGAIEEMLRWTSPVKNMCRTLTADTTFHGTDLKAGEKIMLMFESANFDESVFGDPDNFRIDRNPNSHMAFGFGTHFCLGNQLARLELRLMIERLLTRLPDLRLADDNQLPLRPANFVSGPEAMPVVFTPTAPVGA encoded by the coding sequence GTGACCCAAGTCCTGCTCAAACCCGATGTGGACCTCACCAACGGCAATTTCTATGCCGATGGCGCGGCCCGGGAGGCCTACCGCTGGATGCGGGCCAACGAGCCGGTGTTCCGCGACCGCAATGGGCTGGCCGCGGCCACCACGTATGCGGCCGTGATCGACGCCGAACGCGACCCCGAACTGTTCTCCAACACCGGCGGCATCCGCCCGGATCAGCCCGGCATGCCGTACATGATCGACATGGACGATCCGGCACATGTGTTGCGGCGCAAGCTCGTCAACTCCGGCTTCACCCGTAAGCGGGTGATGGACAAGGTGCCGTCGATCGTGAATCTGTGCGACACCCTGATCGACGCGGTGTGCGAGCGCGGAGAATGCGACTTCGTCCGCGACCTCGCTGCGCCACTGCCGATGGCGGTGATCGGCGACATGCTCGGGGTGTTGCCGACCGAGCGCGAAATGCTGCTGAAGTGGTCGGACGATCTGGTGTGCGGGCTCAGCTCACATCTTGACGAGACGGCCATCGGAATGCTGATGGACACGTTCGCCGCGTACACCGCCTTCACGATGGACGTGATCGCCAAGCGGCGCGCCGAGCCGACCGAGGACCTGTTCTCGATCCTGGTCAACGCCGAGGTCGACGGTCAGCGCATGTCGGATGACGAAATCGTCATGGAGACACTGCTGATCCTGATCGGCGGAGACGAGACCACCCGGCACACCCTGTCCGGCGGCACCGAGCAGCTCCTGCGGCACCCCGATCAATGGGATCAGCTCGTCGCGGACCGGGAGGCGCTGCCCGGCGCGATCGAGGAGATGCTGCGCTGGACCTCGCCGGTGAAGAACATGTGCCGGACCCTGACCGCGGACACCACCTTCCACGGCACCGATCTCAAGGCCGGCGAGAAGATCATGCTGATGTTCGAATCGGCCAACTTCGACGAATCCGTATTCGGGGATCCGGACAACTTCCGGATCGATCGGAACCCCAACAGCCACATGGCGTTCGGTTTCGGGACCCACTTCTGTCTGGGCAATCAGCTGGCCCGGCTGGAACTCCGGTTGATGATCGAGCGGCTGCTCACCCGGCTGCCCGACCTGCGCCTGGCGGACGACAACCAGTTGCCGTTGCGGCCGGCCAACTTCGTCAGCGGCCCCGAGGCCATGCCAGTGGTGTTCACCCCGACCGCTCCGGTGGGGGCCTAG
- a CDS encoding acetoacetate decarboxylase family protein, with the protein MSHSTPESGPSQHTVAGTVLTMPVQIRTAEQHMAMFSVDAAAAQRMIDYSGLQVYRHRPQRAIVVLMLMRYIDGDLGPYLEYGTNVMVNGPGSQASGLRGLGSAGAFVHHLPVDGEFTLQAGRQIWGYPKVLADFTVRGADNAAGVRGADNAAGVRGDGTPFSFDVNIDGRFAVGMDFKSGLPVPSAFTAKPQVQSTFSYLDDVLRETEGTMRLSGVRYRPGGVRIRLGDHPYAAELAALGLPKRAMLSSSVRNVQMTFADAKEIP; encoded by the coding sequence GTGAGTCACAGCACTCCCGAGTCCGGGCCCTCGCAGCACACCGTTGCCGGCACCGTGCTGACCATGCCGGTGCAGATTCGCACCGCCGAACAGCACATGGCGATGTTCTCCGTGGACGCCGCTGCCGCGCAGCGCATGATCGACTACAGCGGCCTGCAGGTCTACCGGCACCGGCCGCAGCGCGCGATCGTCGTGCTGATGCTGATGCGCTACATCGACGGTGACCTGGGCCCGTATCTGGAATACGGCACCAACGTCATGGTGAATGGGCCCGGCTCGCAGGCTTCCGGCCTGCGCGGCCTGGGCTCGGCGGGCGCATTTGTGCATCACTTGCCGGTGGATGGCGAGTTCACGCTGCAGGCCGGTCGTCAGATCTGGGGATACCCGAAGGTCCTGGCGGACTTCACCGTCCGCGGTGCGGACAATGCCGCCGGCGTCCGCGGTGCGGACAATGCCGCCGGCGTCCGCGGTGACGGCACGCCGTTCAGCTTCGACGTGAACATCGACGGACGGTTCGCGGTGGGCATGGATTTCAAGTCCGGCCTGCCGGTGCCGTCGGCGTTCACCGCCAAACCCCAGGTGCAGTCCACCTTCTCCTACCTCGACGACGTCCTGCGCGAAACCGAAGGCACGATGCGGCTTTCCGGTGTGCGGTACCGGCCGGGCGGGGTCCGGATCCGGCTGGGGGATCACCCGTACGCCGCAGAACTTGCGGCCCTGGGCCTGCCCAAGCGGGCGATGTTGTCCAGTTCGGTTCGCAATGTGCAGATGACGTTTGCCGACGCCAAGGAGATTCCGTGA
- a CDS encoding LLM class F420-dependent oxidoreductase, with protein MKLGLQLGYWGAQPPTNHAELVAAAEAEGFDTVFTAEAWGSDAYTPLAWWGRETTRMRLGTSVIQLSARTPTACAMAALTLDHLSGGRHILGLGVSGPQVVEGWYGAKFPKPLARTREYIDILRQVWAREAPVHSDGPHYPLPVTGEGTTGLGKNLKPITHPLRADIPVMLGAEGPKNVALAAEIADGWLPIFYSPRIAGMYNEWLDEGFARPGARRTRETFEICATAQVVVTDDRPAIMELMKPHLALYMGGMGAEDTNFHADVYRRMGYAEVVDDVTKLFRSDRKDEAAKIIPDELVDDSAIVGDLDYVKEQIKAWEASGVTMMVVGARSVEQIKDLAALV; from the coding sequence ATGAAGCTCGGTCTGCAACTCGGATACTGGGGCGCGCAGCCGCCTACCAACCATGCCGAACTCGTCGCCGCCGCCGAGGCGGAAGGCTTCGACACCGTCTTCACCGCGGAGGCCTGGGGCTCGGACGCCTACACCCCGCTGGCCTGGTGGGGCCGGGAAACGACCCGCATGCGGCTGGGTACCTCGGTGATCCAGCTGTCCGCCCGCACGCCGACTGCGTGCGCGATGGCCGCGCTGACGCTGGACCACCTCTCCGGCGGCCGCCACATTCTCGGCCTCGGGGTGTCCGGACCGCAGGTGGTCGAGGGGTGGTACGGCGCGAAGTTCCCGAAGCCCCTGGCCCGCACCCGCGAGTACATCGACATCCTGCGGCAGGTCTGGGCACGTGAGGCCCCCGTGCACAGCGACGGCCCGCACTACCCGCTGCCGGTGACCGGCGAGGGCACCACCGGGCTTGGCAAGAACCTCAAGCCGATAACTCATCCGTTGCGCGCCGACATCCCGGTGATGCTCGGTGCCGAGGGGCCCAAGAACGTCGCGCTGGCCGCCGAGATCGCCGATGGTTGGCTGCCGATCTTCTACTCACCGCGTATCGCCGGCATGTACAACGAATGGCTGGATGAGGGCTTCGCCCGGCCGGGCGCGCGTCGCACCCGGGAGACCTTCGAGATCTGTGCCACCGCGCAGGTCGTCGTCACCGACGACCGGCCTGCGATCATGGAACTGATGAAGCCGCATTTGGCGCTGTACATGGGCGGGATGGGTGCCGAGGACACCAACTTCCACGCCGACGTGTACCGCCGGATGGGTTACGCGGAGGTCGTCGACGACGTCACCAAACTGTTCCGCAGTGACCGCAAAGACGAAGCGGCCAAGATCATTCCAGACGAACTGGTCGATGACTCGGCGATTGTCGGCGACCTCGACTACGTCAAGGAACAGATCAAGGCCTGGGAGGCTTCGGGCGTGACCATGATGGTCGTCGGCGCCCGCTCCGTCGAGCAGATCAAGGACCTTGCCGCCCTGGTCTGA
- a CDS encoding Zn-ribbon domain-containing OB-fold protein — translation MTASQSRPASTDHREPPLSAPLKLSFDYTRSVGTLLSQFFTALRERRIVGVRGSDGRVHVPPAEYDPVTYEALTEVVPVSSVGTVLSWTWQPEPLEGQPLDRAFAWALIKLDGADTPLLHAVDVKEGELSTGDRVHAHWVDEPVGAITDIAYFVPGETAEEVPEVSDDRDPVTMLVVPSAIEIQHTASQPESTYLRGLRDGKLLGARTGDAGKVYFPPKEADPATGKELDQFVELVDKGTVTTFAIINIPFAGQRIKPPYVAAYVLLDGADIPFLHLVTDIDASEVRMGMRVEAVWKPQEEWGLGIDNISHFRPTGEPDADYDSYKHHL, via the coding sequence GTGACAGCCAGCCAAAGCCGCCCGGCCTCGACAGATCACCGTGAGCCGCCTCTTTCCGCGCCACTGAAACTGTCTTTTGACTACACCCGTTCAGTGGGCACTCTGCTCAGTCAGTTCTTTACTGCCCTGCGTGAGCGCCGGATTGTCGGCGTGCGCGGGTCCGACGGACGCGTGCACGTGCCACCCGCTGAGTATGACCCGGTCACCTACGAGGCATTGACCGAGGTCGTTCCGGTGTCCAGCGTCGGGACCGTGTTGTCCTGGACCTGGCAGCCCGAGCCGCTCGAAGGCCAGCCGCTGGACCGGGCGTTCGCCTGGGCGCTGATCAAGCTCGACGGCGCCGATACGCCGTTGCTGCACGCCGTGGACGTCAAGGAAGGCGAGCTCAGCACCGGCGACCGGGTGCACGCGCACTGGGTCGACGAACCGGTCGGTGCGATCACCGACATCGCCTACTTCGTGCCCGGTGAGACGGCCGAAGAGGTTCCCGAGGTCAGCGACGATCGCGACCCGGTGACCATGTTGGTGGTGCCGTCGGCGATCGAGATCCAGCACACCGCCTCGCAACCCGAGAGCACCTATCTGCGTGGCCTGCGCGACGGCAAACTCCTCGGCGCGCGCACCGGCGACGCGGGCAAGGTCTACTTCCCGCCGAAGGAAGCCGACCCGGCCACCGGCAAGGAACTCGACCAGTTCGTCGAGCTCGTCGACAAGGGCACCGTCACCACGTTCGCGATCATCAACATCCCGTTCGCCGGTCAGCGCATCAAGCCGCCGTATGTCGCGGCCTACGTGCTGCTCGACGGCGCGGACATTCCGTTCCTTCATCTGGTGACCGACATCGACGCGTCCGAGGTCCGCATGGGCATGCGCGTGGAGGCGGTGTGGAAGCCCCAGGAGGAATGGGGCCTCGGCATCGACAACATCTCGCATTTCCGGCCGACGGGTGAGCCCGACGCCGACTACGACAGCTACAAGCACCACCTGTAA
- a CDS encoding thiolase domain-containing protein, whose product MTFRDVAVVGFAHAPHVRRTDGTTNGVEMLMPCFASLYEELGLQQTDIGFWCSGSSDYLAGRAFSFISAIDSIGAVPPINESHVEMDAAWALYEAYIKILTGEVDTALVYGFGKSSAGVLRRVLALQTDPYTVAPLWPDAVSLAGLQARFGLDAGKWTAEQMAQVALDSFAAADRVDSLESAASVAELLDRPFFADPLRRHDIAPITDGASAIVLAAGDRARELRENPAWITGFEHRIETPVLGARDLTVSTSTSASAQAATGGDVSSIEVAEIYAPFTHQQLILTEAIGLGENTKINPSGGALAANPMFSAGLERIGFAAQHIFSGSAGRVLAHATSGAALQQNLVAVLEGK is encoded by the coding sequence ATGACTTTTCGTGACGTAGCCGTCGTCGGATTCGCGCATGCCCCGCATGTGCGCCGCACTGATGGCACCACCAACGGCGTCGAGATGCTGATGCCGTGTTTCGCAAGCCTCTATGAAGAGCTGGGCCTGCAACAGACCGACATCGGATTCTGGTGCTCGGGTTCCTCCGATTACCTTGCCGGCCGGGCTTTCTCGTTCATCTCGGCGATCGACTCGATCGGCGCAGTGCCGCCGATCAACGAATCGCACGTCGAGATGGACGCCGCCTGGGCGCTGTACGAGGCCTACATCAAGATCCTGACCGGCGAGGTGGACACCGCGCTGGTCTACGGCTTCGGCAAGTCCTCGGCGGGTGTCCTGCGCCGGGTGCTGGCCCTGCAGACCGACCCCTACACCGTCGCGCCGCTGTGGCCGGATGCGGTGTCGCTGGCCGGACTTCAGGCCCGGTTCGGCCTGGATGCCGGTAAGTGGACTGCCGAGCAGATGGCCCAGGTGGCCCTGGATTCGTTCGCCGCCGCCGACCGCGTCGACTCGCTGGAATCCGCTGCCTCCGTTGCCGAGCTGCTCGACCGCCCGTTCTTCGCCGACCCGCTGCGCCGCCACGACATCGCCCCGATCACCGACGGCGCGTCGGCGATCGTGCTGGCGGCCGGCGACCGCGCCCGTGAACTGCGCGAGAACCCGGCGTGGATCACCGGTTTCGAGCACCGCATCGAGACCCCGGTGCTCGGCGCCCGCGATCTGACCGTCTCGACCTCAACGTCCGCATCGGCGCAGGCCGCCACGGGTGGTGACGTGAGCTCGATCGAGGTGGCCGAGATCTACGCCCCGTTCACCCACCAGCAGCTGATCCTCACCGAGGCGATCGGGCTGGGCGAGAACACGAAGATCAACCCGTCCGGCGGTGCGCTGGCCGCCAACCCGATGTTCTCGGCCGGCCTGGAGCGCATCGGCTTCGCCGCGCAGCACATCTTCTCCGGCTCTGCCGGGCGCGTGCTGGCACACGCCACCAGTGGTGCTGCGCTGCAACAGAATCTGGTCGCGGTCCTGGAGGGCAAATAA
- a CDS encoding thiolase domain-containing protein: MAKNLAAVLGTGQTKYVAKRHDVSMNGLVREAIDRALADSGSTMDDIDAVVVGKAPDFFEGVMMPELFMADATGATNKPLIRVHTAGSVGGSTAIVASSLVKSGKYRRVLTMAWEKQSESNAMWALSIPVPFTKPVGAGAGGYFAPHVRAYIRRSGAPDHIGAMVAVKDRLNGAKNPLAHLHQPDITLEKVMASQMLWDPIRFDETCPSSDGAAAMVIGDEAAADARVAEGHPVAWIHATALRTEPLAYSGRDQVNPQAGRDAAAALWRDAGITSPIDEIDVAEVYVPFSWFEPMWLENLGFAAEGEGWKLTEAGETAIGGKIPFNASGGVLSSNPIGASGMIRFAESAIQVMGKAGDHQVEGARKALGHAYGGGAQYYSMWVVGADKPADKS, encoded by the coding sequence ATGGCTAAGAATCTCGCCGCGGTCCTGGGCACCGGGCAGACGAAGTACGTGGCCAAGCGCCACGACGTGTCGATGAACGGGCTGGTCCGCGAGGCCATCGACCGGGCATTGGCGGATTCCGGTTCGACGATGGACGACATCGACGCCGTGGTGGTCGGCAAGGCGCCCGACTTCTTCGAGGGCGTGATGATGCCGGAGCTGTTCATGGCCGATGCCACCGGCGCGACCAACAAGCCGCTGATCCGGGTGCACACCGCGGGTTCGGTGGGCGGGTCCACCGCGATCGTGGCGTCCAGCCTGGTCAAGTCGGGCAAGTACCGCCGCGTGCTGACCATGGCCTGGGAGAAGCAGTCGGAGTCGAATGCCATGTGGGCGTTGAGTATTCCGGTGCCGTTCACCAAGCCCGTCGGCGCGGGCGCGGGCGGCTACTTCGCACCGCACGTGCGGGCCTACATCCGGCGTTCGGGCGCACCGGACCACATCGGCGCGATGGTCGCGGTCAAGGACCGCCTCAATGGAGCCAAGAACCCGCTGGCACATCTGCATCAGCCCGACATCACGCTGGAAAAGGTGATGGCCTCCCAGATGCTGTGGGATCCGATCCGTTTCGACGAGACCTGCCCGTCCTCCGACGGTGCGGCCGCGATGGTGATCGGCGACGAGGCCGCTGCCGATGCCCGGGTCGCCGAGGGACATCCGGTGGCCTGGATCCACGCCACCGCGCTGCGCACCGAACCCCTCGCCTACTCGGGTCGCGACCAGGTGAACCCGCAGGCCGGTCGCGACGCGGCCGCCGCACTGTGGCGCGACGCCGGAATCACCAGCCCGATCGACGAGATCGATGTGGCCGAGGTTTACGTGCCGTTCTCGTGGTTCGAACCGATGTGGTTGGAGAACCTCGGGTTTGCCGCCGAGGGCGAGGGCTGGAAGCTCACCGAAGCCGGCGAGACCGCGATCGGCGGCAAGATCCCGTTCAACGCCTCCGGTGGTGTGCTGAGCAGCAACCCGATCGGCGCGTCCGGCATGATCCGGTTCGCCGAATCCGCCATCCAGGTGATGGGCAAGGCCGGCGACCATCAGGTCGAGGGCGCCCGCAAGGCGCTAGGTCATGCCTACGGCGGTGGCGCGCAGTACTACTCCATGTGGGTGGTCGGGGCGGACAAGCCGGCGGACAAGTCGTGA
- a CDS encoding TIGR03619 family F420-dependent LLM class oxidoreductase, with the protein MKYTLSVAMGPLEHLTGLARTAEEVGFDSIALPDSLFYMEKQAADYPYTPDGSRMWNAETPWVDPLIAAASMGAVTSTLRFYTNVMKLGSRNPLLLARQVGSVANLTNNRFGFGVGIGWAPEEFEWCGVPFAKRGARVDEMIEVLKLVLGGGMVEYHGEFYDFERLQMSPAPSQSVPFYVGGHTPVALKRAARVGDGWTSAMMTCAQLAETVTTLDKLRAEYGRADEPFEYQAVCIDKFDLDGHRELAAAGITDNIVIPWMLEGLGFDAPLEKKQDSLKRFADTYIHSGWQD; encoded by the coding sequence ATGAAGTACACGCTCAGCGTGGCCATGGGCCCGCTCGAGCATCTGACCGGATTGGCCCGCACCGCAGAGGAAGTCGGGTTCGATTCGATCGCACTGCCCGACTCGCTGTTCTACATGGAGAAGCAGGCCGCGGACTATCCGTACACACCGGACGGCTCGCGGATGTGGAATGCCGAGACCCCATGGGTGGACCCGCTGATCGCAGCGGCCTCCATGGGTGCGGTCACCTCGACGCTGCGGTTCTACACCAACGTGATGAAGCTCGGCTCGCGTAACCCGCTGCTGCTGGCCCGCCAGGTCGGCTCGGTGGCGAACCTGACCAACAACCGCTTCGGCTTCGGCGTCGGGATCGGCTGGGCACCAGAGGAATTCGAGTGGTGCGGGGTTCCGTTCGCCAAGCGCGGCGCCCGCGTCGACGAGATGATCGAGGTGCTCAAGCTGGTACTCGGCGGTGGGATGGTCGAGTACCACGGCGAGTTCTACGATTTCGAGCGCCTGCAGATGAGCCCGGCTCCGTCGCAGTCGGTTCCGTTCTACGTCGGCGGTCACACCCCGGTGGCCCTCAAGCGGGCCGCCCGGGTCGGTGACGGCTGGACCAGCGCGATGATGACGTGTGCGCAGCTGGCCGAGACGGTGACGACCCTCGACAAGCTGCGGGCCGAATACGGCCGGGCCGACGAGCCTTTCGAGTACCAGGCGGTGTGCATCGACAAGTTCGATCTCGACGGGCACCGTGAGCTGGCCGCGGCAGGCATCACCGACAACATCGTGATCCCGTGGATGTTGGAAGGCCTGGGTTTCGACGCACCACTGGAGAAGAAACAGGATTCGCTCAAGCGGTTCGCCGACACCTACATCCACTCCGGCTGGCAGGACTGA
- a CDS encoding nuclear transport factor 2 family protein, with the protein MPITNPQHPAHLAGKRSRDAVAARDKQAWLDNFADDAIVQDPIGPSFFDPEGKGHQGKDAISAFWDKAIAPTDNLEFNFLDTYQCGNEEANIGSIVTTMGGHRITTPGVFTYRADEAGRLVALRAYWEVDRASAEKIEG; encoded by the coding sequence ATGCCCATCACCAACCCCCAGCACCCCGCCCACCTGGCCGGTAAGCGGTCCCGAGACGCGGTTGCCGCCCGGGACAAGCAGGCCTGGCTGGACAATTTCGCCGACGACGCGATCGTGCAGGACCCCATCGGCCCGTCGTTCTTCGATCCCGAGGGCAAGGGTCACCAGGGCAAGGACGCCATCTCGGCGTTCTGGGACAAGGCCATCGCCCCGACCGACAACCTCGAGTTCAACTTCCTCGACACGTACCAGTGCGGAAACGAGGAAGCCAACATCGGCAGCATCGTCACCACCATGGGCGGGCACCGGATCACCACCCCGGGTGTCTTCACCTACCGCGCGGATGAGGCGGGCCGGCTGGTCGCGCTGCGGGCCTACTGGGAAGTGGACCGCGCCAGCGCCGAGAAGATCGAAGGCTAG
- a CDS encoding gamma carbonic anhydrase family protein: MPLYSFEGRAPVVDPGAFVAPTATLIGDVTVEAGASVWFNAVLRGDFAPIVIRQGANVQDGSVLHAPPGIPVDIGPGATVAHMCVVHGAHVGEQALIANHCTVLDGAVIGRRSLIAAHSLVVGGTKIPDEVLVTGAPAKIRGPIAGTGAQTWIQTNPGAYQDLAQRYLTGLVEL, encoded by the coding sequence ATGCCGCTGTATTCGTTCGAGGGCCGTGCGCCTGTCGTGGACCCAGGCGCGTTCGTCGCCCCGACGGCGACACTGATCGGCGACGTCACGGTCGAGGCCGGCGCGTCGGTGTGGTTCAACGCCGTGTTGCGCGGCGACTTCGCGCCGATCGTCATCCGTCAGGGGGCAAACGTCCAGGATGGTTCGGTGTTGCACGCCCCGCCCGGGATCCCGGTCGACATCGGCCCGGGCGCGACTGTCGCCCACATGTGCGTGGTGCACGGCGCACACGTGGGCGAGCAGGCGTTGATCGCCAACCACTGCACGGTCCTCGACGGGGCGGTGATCGGCCGCCGCAGCCTGATCGCCGCGCATTCACTGGTGGTCGGCGGCACCAAGATTCCCGACGAGGTGTTGGTCACCGGTGCGCCCGCGAAGATCCGCGGACCCATCGCGGGCACCGGAGCCCAGACCTGGATACAGACCAACCCGGGCGCCTACCAGGATCTGGCCCAGCGCTACCTCACGGGGCTTGTCGAGCTCTAG